The genomic DNA GTAAAATAACAGTGAACAAATTATGGAATAGCCAAATATAGAACTATAAAGCAGTTATTAAAATTAAGATTCCACATTGCTTTTAATGATAATGGAAAGTCATGATTTTTTTATTCATCCATGTAATATTCACTGAGTGCCTATTTTATACCTTAGAACATGCTACTAAAGACAAAGACGAGATACAAAATTATCTCCATATAATGACGTAAACTGCTTaaatagaaaacagaacaatGCAAGTAAACTAAATAGTAATATTTGTTAGTGGTAAGATTCTTGTTGACAGACTTAGACATGCTTATTAGACATACAAGTGGTGATGACAAATAGCTAGGGCAACTTTTCTGTCCAGAACTAATTTCAGCTTTTTTTATTGCTTCTCTGTGCAATATTTCCAGGAGACAACAAAAAGTTGAGGGTCCTTCATGAGAAAAAGAAACTGTATCGTTGGCGGGAGTCTCCAATCAGGACCCTCAGGTGAACTTTTAAACACAACCTCCTTCCTAGTTCAGTTTGAGGGACAGACACTGAGAACAGGGTGCCTGTGCCATGGATTCCTCCACCAGTGTCAACAACAGTTCCAGCCTCCACATGTCCCAGTTCCTCCTGATGGGGCTCCCGGGCATTCACGAGTGGCAGCACTggctctccctgcccctggctcTGCTCTACCTCTCAGCTCTTGGTGCCAATCTCCTCATCATGATCACCATCCAACATGAGGCCACACTGCATGTGCCTATGTACCATTTTCTGGGCATATTGGCAGTTGTGGACATTGGCCTGGCCACCACCATCATGCCCAAGATTCTGGCCATCTTCTGGCTTGATGCCAAGGCCATCAGCCTCCCTGAGTGTTTTGCTCAGATCTATGCCATCCACTTCTTCTTTTGCATGGAGTCTGGTATCTTCCTCTGCATGGCAGTGGACAGATACATAGCCATCTGTCACCCACTTCGGTATTCCTCCATAGTCACTGAAGCTTTCATGGTCAAGGCCACAGGATTCATGGTGCTCAGAAATGGCCTGCTTACTATCCCAGTGCCTGTACTTGCTGCCCAGCGACACTACTGCTCCAGGAACGAGATTGACCACTGCCTGTGCTCTAACTTGGGGGTTATCAGCCTGGCCTGTGATGACATCACTGTGAACAAATTTTACCAACTGATCTTAGCATGGACCATGACTGGGAGTGATATGGCTCTGGTTTTTTCCTCCTATGCACTAATCCTTCACTCTGTGCTGAAGCTGAACTCACCAGAAGCAATCTCAAAGGCCCTGAGCACCTGTAGCTCCCACCTCATCCTCACCCTCTTCTTCTACACAGGTATCATCGTGCTGTCTGTTACACACCTTGCAGGGAAAAAGATTCCCCTAATCCCTGTGCTCCTCAATGTGCTGCACAATGTCATCCCCCCTGCCCTCAACCCCATGGTCTATGCGCTCAGGATGCACGAGCTCAGACTGGGCTTCCAGAGACTGCTTGGGCTCGGTGGAGATGTGCCCACCAAGTAACTCCAGCTTTACAACGCCATGAAGGCATTAGGTTAGTTCTCAGGAGACCTGGGCTGTAATCTGCCTTTATTCCTCACAAGGGAAAAAATGgccaataaaatcataaaattgtCAGTCTCATTAACCAACATATGCATACAAAAATGTCAGTGAAATTTCCTATTACTATAAAATAAGTAGGAATAGACAAATGAAATGTTCCTGACCATTGATGCCATCCCAAGATTGATACTCTTATACAATGTTGGTCGGGTTGTAAATTGGCCCAAATATGCCAAAGAGCAATGTGACAAAATTCATCAAAATATTCACAGATGTTTAAACTTTTATCCAATAATTCTGTTTTTAGAAACATATACAAATAGTCTAAATGTAAGCAATTGTGTATTCATTAAAAAGTGCACTGTAATATTACTATTAATAGAAAATGAagcctttaaaaataatgtttacttTAATTCACTCTAACTTGTACATATTTATGTGTTCTTCACATGTAATtttcataagaaaaagaaaaaataaatgtttatttaaaagggGCAGTGAAAAGTTTCATTTTGGCACCAGAAAATCTCAGTAATAGTATTAACTAATAGATAACAAATGTTAAATACTTTTTATAGGCCagaaaacagacagatagatagaaagaaagaaagatacatagatagatagatagatagatagatagatagatagatagatagatagatagacagatagatagactcaCCTAccgatatatatgtgtgtgtgtgtgtgtgtgtgggtgtgggtgtgtgtgtgtgtgtaaataaccTGTGCAGCAGGTATAGTATTAATTCCCAATTTACACCTAAGAGATCGAGGGCACTGAAGTTACAGAATTTGCTCCTGCCAGCACAGTGGTCAAGTGGGGAAGCAGATTCAACTCCTTGGAAGTCTGTTTGCATAACTTAGCACTATCTCTCTCTTAGTCTTACTCTGTTAAAGAATTTCTGTATGATTTTGAGCAACTTATGAAACATACTATGCTTTAATTCTTCAAGTTAAACGTTGTAAGAATCACAACATTTTGCTGAGCTAAGTCACAGCACGCTGTGACAATCAAAAGAGATAATAAAGGAAACATGCTAAGAGAGATGATATACACATGGAAAAAAGGCTCTAGTTATGTGGTGTAGTCTTCTTCCTAGGACACGAAGAAAATGGTCCTAGAAAATGACCTAGAAAAGTAGTTACAAATGACCTATTTATTAAATCTgcatgaaatcttaccatttgcacaTCTAACAAAAATGCACACTTTTGAGGACAAGAAGCCTGGTCCACATTCATTTTGCACCTTCTCTGAGTCTAGTACAGAACTCTGAACataatagatgcttaataaatactttatTCATGATGCAGGCAGTCAGGGGGCATAACAGGATATCCTGAATCCTAGCAAAAATATCCAGGAATATGGTCTGAAGGACGACCTCAGGGAGTCTGCATATGAGTCCACCTTTAAGAACAGCCTCTTAGAAAACAGCACAGGGGCTGAAGCAACATCAGAAACCCTAAGCTCATCCCAGCAGGGAAGTGGATGCTGGACAGCACAGTAGACCTGCAGGAAGGTAGTCCATAATGACGGACAGGCCATCTTAAGAGCTAAGCTTGGAAATGTACCCAAGACCAGAGAATATAAACTTCCTCCAAATGAGCTACTTTTTCACCTTTCGAACCATGGCCACTGACTCAGATTGAAACAGTCCTCCAGGAACAGAGGCACTGGGGAGACAGTCACAAAAAAGGGCTTGAACTGAACCAACCTCCACTCTTTCTACCCTGAAGGAACTGGGAAGAGCAGTATCTACTACAGAGTTCTTCACGGATTGCAAAACACTTTCTCACAATGGATAAACTAATTTCACACAATCTTCACAGGAGCCCTCTTCATTAGGAAGCACACACTGTTAATCCTTTTTCACAAAGAAAAAGGTACTCAGATTGAATGATTAGACAAGGCCATCCACTGTAAATGGCAATACTGAGCCACCCTCAAAGCTGCCTCCAAACTTTCATTCACAcatgtatttactttttttattcatttgttcaaaacACACAATGTGAGACTACATGTAGCAGCCCAGAAGGTAGACCATGCTCAACAACTGCTGTGCAGATGTGCGTCTCAGTTTGTCTGAAAATATGTGAACATCTAGCACCCAATCTCAGAAAAAATTCTGACACAACAGAGGGATTCGAGCAGTGAGTTATTCTCTCCACTTTACGTGGTGCCATGAGTACAAAAAGGAGTGTGTGCTCTGTTTGATCTTTATGAACAACTTCCCATTCTCATGTGTATATTTAcccatttgctttgttttatatgatTTTCTCTAGCATTATTTCCATATCCAGTTGATACCTTAATTTGGGCCTGTCTTATCAAAACAGTATTAGCTGTATCTCAATTTAACATAAACTGAGGGGACTTGTCCTTTAAGTAGGGGGATTCAATCCATCCACATTTATGGTAATGCCCATATTCACTTTCCCATGTCAAGTTATTAATTTataatgaaatcttttttttcctacttctgaCTTTTCCTGAATTGATCTCTTTCATAAATGTCCCCATACACCCATTTCTTTGAGCTGGAAGCTTTATTAAATATGGCCCTTTGGCAGGTTGTTGCATTAATAAGTTTATGAACCCATTCAATCTTATATTTCTTTACTGTTAGTCCACAGTGTAATAGCTATTCATTATATACTCCTCCTAATTCTAAGCTCAAATTAAGAACGTCAGCAATTCAGTGTCCCCATTACTCCCTATCAAACACCTCACAGGCTCTGGCCTATTACAAACATGACCACAACATGCTCATCCCTCAGGATCTTTGCAAGGTAACATTAAAAATCCCCCATCCAGAGgttaaaattcctctctcccTTGAATCTGAGCTGACCTTTGAGATTCACTTACAACCAACAGAACGTGGCAGAAGCTCAGGCCAGGGGAACCCTGTTTCTCATGTAATGTTTCCCATGGATGCTCCCTCCAGGAGGCTCCCACCAAAAACCCAGCCACCATGGCAATAAGGAGCCCAAACCACATGAGGAGGCCACGGATGGCTGCTCTGGCCACCAGTCCCATCCAAACCCAGCTTTGAACTCATGCCATCACAGGAGCAGACATGTGAGCGAAGATGACCTCACTCAATTGATTCTAACCACTAGCTGTTTGATCACACCAGCTGTCTGCATCTTATAGCTGAGGCTCCAACAGTGTGAAGCAGACGTAAGCCATCGCCATGGCACCCTTcttgaattcctgacccacagactcTGTGAGAGTGAAAACATAGTTGATGTTTTATCCTCTGTTTTTAGGGTGGTTTGTATAAAGCACAGATAACTAGAACATTGGACTTTACTCTTATCATTTGGAATTTTGGTTCTGAGTcattggtgattttttttaaagcatgccttttctatttcaaaagtatttagaatttttaaactCATGCTGAATTAGTTCCTACTAATATCcacttacttttctttctttgtcattCTAATGTGTACGTATCATATCTGTCATAATACCAACAAGTATTTCCCATACAGTCAGGGAAGAATGTGTTTCAAGATTAAATATacatctttaaataaaaatatttggaactTTTAGTATTGCTCACAACCACATTATCAAAATACACTTCTACTTCTCCATGATGCTTTACCAAATTTACTGTTCACAGCAACGTCTTATGTACGCATTTCCCCTGTGTATCATTCTGTGCCCAATCAGGAGAGAGAAACCACACATAACTGAACACAAAAAGGTTAATATAAATAATTCTCAACTATAACAAGGAAACTGGATACCAAGGGATTGGCTAGTCAGTAGAGAGCACTCTAGAGATCATAAGAGCAACAGGTACAAGGAGCAGCCCCTGCCACtagagatgacagagagatgacaCAGACCTGCCCCAGGAAGAGGCCCACACTGAGATGCCTCCTTGTTGGAGGCACAGGATGGTACACAGCACAGGAGAGAAGTTGCTGTGATACCAGAAGAAAGTGCTGGAAATCCAATTTCCAGTGTGCCAGGGAAAGCTGTTCACAAGGCCCATGTTCGCTCTTGGCTCTGCCACAGAACCAGGCCAGGGAGAGGCTGAGGGGAGCTGCCGCCTGCTGGGTGCTGCTGGTGGCCCACTGGGCGGGAGCTGGTACTGGAGAAGCTGCAGTGCTACAGCAAAGCCTGCAGGCAAGCACATCAGAACAACAAGAAAACCGTTTCCAGGCACTCCACTGAAATGCAGAGTAGGGAACTGCAAAGGCCTGTCCCCTCCACATAGTAGCAAACAAACTGGCACAAAAT from Manis pentadactyla isolate mManPen7 chromosome 9, mManPen7.hap1, whole genome shotgun sequence includes the following:
- the LOC118933024 gene encoding olfactory receptor 56B4-like translates to MDSSTSVNNSSSLHMSQFLLMGLPGIHEWQHWLSLPLALLYLSALGANLLIMITIQHEATLHVPMYHFLGILAVVDIGLATTIMPKILAIFWLDAKAISLPECFAQIYAIHFFFCMESGIFLCMAVDRYIAICHPLRYSSIVTEAFMVKATGFMVLRNGLLTIPVPVLAAQRHYCSRNEIDHCLCSNLGVISLACDDITVNKFYQLILAWTMTGSDMALVFSSYALILHSVLKLNSPEAISKALSTCSSHLILTLFFYTGIIVLSVTHLAGKKIPLIPVLLNVLHNVIPPALNPMVYALRMHELRLGFQRLLGLGGDVPTK